The genomic segment CTGTTGTATATATTCGATAGCCACGTAATTTTGTAGTGGTCCACGTTGTGAAATGGGTTTCTGAAATTAAAGTTATgtcaattttttcattattcgtAAGATGTTCAAGTTCTTGTTTTCGTTGTACAAGCCCGTTAGCGTTCCATGTTATGATTCGAAGCGTTCTActcatttctttttcttttgtgCTTTGGTTTTCGGCTGGCTGTTTTCAAGCCTGTCCAATCtctcatttaattttgttattgctACCATAACGTCAGATAGCgacggtacattttttttttttgttgtgtacgGGTTTGAGTCATTGGACCCTTTTGATTTTCGTTGGAAGAACTAGCCATTTGTGCAAAAGAAACTTCTTGAGTGACTGGTTTCGCAGGCTTTTGTTGCATTCTTTGTACTGCTGTAGTTTTTTTAGGGTAAGCTTTttctaatgtatttttataagtaatgcATTCTTTTCAATTTGCAGTATGTCTTTCACCACAGTTTGCGCATATTTTCGCCTTTTATTTCTTAGACTTGGGGCAATTTAGTGAAGTATGTCCTTGACTTTATTTTACACACTTCGGTGTTTTGGAACAGTAGTTTTGAGTGTGACCAAATATTTGGCAATTTTTGCATTGTGGGACTTCTTTATTTTTCCTTGGAGGTTCcacttttattatatgatagcaagagtttttaatatcataaatgtcTTTGTTGTTTGCTTGTGGCTCCAAATCTACGAAGAATAATGGAAGCCTTACAATAATTCGATCAGTAAGCTTGTTGTTagggtaaaaaaaataagaaatctaAATTTGTAATTTCCCATTGTTTAATTGCAATTCCGTTACCATATGTTTCAAGGTCGCATTGTCGTTTTGTATTTGTGTCCAAATACTAAGCAtcaactgttatattatgtggCGGATTTGAATCGACGACCATATTTGCATGCATTGTGTAATTCGAGTCTGAGCGTGAcccacttaaaatatatttgtttataaaaaacttaCCATCCGTCTGACAGGCTGTGGTTTGCATTgtaaacattaacaaaaaaaattgtaataacttagtCAGCACTATTTCGCGAACTGCGAAAGCGAAACATACGTGTAGCTTGTTCGGTGTGCAAAACGCaacgtgaaaaaaattgaagtacttcaagtggttcgatttaaaaaatgtaaagatgtttgtattggtaaacaagtttactttgcatcggttgaagcatatttttatatttttgaatatattcaatactaaaaatttataaatttataaaatgtaaaatattatatatttattctcgtCAAGAATTTGCTAAAATTGATAAAGTGctccgaccgatgcaaagtaaacttgtttaccaatacaaacatatttacactttttaaatcgaaccactagaagtaccttaatttttgtcagtgcgACGGCTATTTCACGtccataaattggttttgaatatcACCCTCCCAGATCGAAATTGGTACTCTAGCTGTGCTGAAGGAAGACAATTCTCCTCCACTCTCTTGGCGACTTGTCAGAGTCACAGCAACACATCCACGACAAGACGGAGTAGTCAAGGTTGTCACCTTACAGACACCAAGCGGCACTGAAATAACCAGACCTGCTGTAAAGATCTGTCCTTTACCAGCCTCGATTTGAAGCTAGCAGCTTCAAGGTGGCCGGGATGTATCATTGTAATGTGTTGGCCACACTGCTGGTCTTCGGACGTCAAATCATATTATCACCAATACACTGATATTATCTTTttcctacattattatattctacagtttttgattgtcatttaatattttctctaacctaaattgttattacaatgtattacaCCTTTTTCCTTAATGTAGTGTGATGCATCGTGCGGGATGCACGTGCTTACtagcaaaattattatattataattaagtttgttTTACATTTACANNNNNNNNNNNNNNNNNNNNNNNNNNNNNNNNNNNNNNNNNNNNNNNNNNNNNNNNNNNNNNNNNNNNNNNNNNNNNNNNNNNNNNNNNNNNNNNNNNNNNNNNNNNNNNNNNNNNNNNNNNNNNNNNNNNNNNNNNNNNNNNNNNNNNNNNNNNNNNNNNNNNNNNNNNNNNNNNNNNNNNNNNNNNNNNNNNNNNNNGAATTtgctaaaattgaaataatactcCGACCGATGCAAATGTAAACTTGTTTACCAAtacaaacatctttacattttttaaatcgaaccactagaagtaccttaatttttgtcagtgcgACGGCTATTTCACGTCCATAAgttggttttgaatattttgatatagacATTATATGACTTGTGCATGTTCTTGCGTGCGACCACAAACcagataagaaataacaatgtattgtaaattgatgCGGTCCGTGGGTGATGGTAGGGGAgtatacacacactaatgatcatttactacACACACTAAGACGATCAGTAATCGCAGAAACGAAATAATTGCCTAAacacaactccttaaaaatgacacatttgCAGGGGCATTAATGGAGATGATTGTGCTTggcctaaaaataattatggagCTTCAAAATTAAGGGATTCACGAGTAAAACCCaatgattttgaatttgattattatagagTGAGAGTCTTTTCCACAAATATAAGTATGTTACCATTTCAATAtgataagatttaaaatgtttcattcattaaaaaatgtcataatatattaaaaacatgtatatactatttaagtacaaaattaacAGCTTCAAATTTATGtgatgtacaaattaaaaaactaccTTTGtagtttacaaataaataaaatgcaattaaaaaaatcagttaTCCATCTCCCTTAGAATAAATTCAACTAGTACTCcttgtaattttctttttttgttttgtggtaGTTCAGACATCAAAtctactatatagttacaaaatattgtatctgatgatacattttgtaatggTAATGGAGATATCGGTCTTGAAGCTTTAAGCTCCTCTAGTAAAGCTTCTTCAAATTTGTAGTTACTTGCAGATTTCtctaaataaaaaaccatttaatttcaattagtGTAGCAGATACTTgtaatcataggcgtgcgcacgtgGGAGGCCGGGTGGTCAGCGGCCCTTggctttttctttaataaatacatagataTCTATGCTATAGcgaacattattacattttacatgaaaaaGTGAAGCCAGTTTTAATATCTCatagtatagatataatatgggaataaatgtaataaaagttattaattaatcattatcatCGAccaaatgattaattattatcacagaatacTATCCACTATATTAGCTAgtggactattttttttatcacagtgtacctatctatcaactaggtactttatttatatatttacgttatttcagggttgtaacttgtagataatattatataccatataggttagttaaaataaaatttacaaataacgtgaatattttagacctaaaaaaacagaatattctTATTACCTtcattaaacttttttaatatacctaactagtaaataatatactgttataatgAGTGAAAAGAAGATCATATAGCAGAAGAATAATCATTAAGGTCATTAAagttcacactttttttaaaagttcaattTTGTCCGGAGTGACTCGTAAAATGAGGTGACTTCGGACGCGTCCTACCTATTAGATTTCATTAAAAACTGATGTTATAGTTACAATGGTTGACTTCGgacaatatagatattttttaaaaaaatttaataaattgaaataaaaaaaccccATACATTTATcccaaatacaatataatttatataatattcaaaaaaaataattttttacttttctaaaAACATCTCaacttcaaatttattttttacttttctgtttttacttattgtgttgtcatttttttataactaacacCATCaacgacattttaaatatcattaggattataattcttatatacGGAGAACCTCCTACATTTTTGACATATGATCTGGGCATAGTTAATGTGTTGTCCGAAGTCAATAGTTAAGACAATTTAATACTACAGTGTGAGATAAAGTACCTAACTTAACTATTTGCACATATACCAATTAACACAGACAAGTTAACGAGTATAGGTTACCGAAAACTGCAATcaaatttttctatttgttgTTGGCTACAGTAGTCAATgtagttttgtaattttaaaatacaaaaatataatatattgtatttacctcCATAACATGTACTATGCCACCATTATgtcaacaataaatattattttctatggaggttataatagatattaacgtGGAGTATCAgtcttcaacttttatattaaacgcgtattctaaaattataagataactaaaaaaacatGGTGTTGTCTGAATTTACCTCACATGTCCGAAGTCACCCTTTTTTACAGTAGTCATTAGTACAAGAATCTTGGTTCAGACCGGGGGGGGCCCCCTGCGGacaaagtctgcgcacgcctattcTTGTATATAAGAGTATTAATCTTATACAATTGcataataaatagaaattatttttgggGTGGGCTATAATAGATAGAAACTAGCAAGTGATCTATTACTTAGAAGCTACTGtacttgttatttttcaacaggctatgaaatattataaattataatagtacctaataaaatatattgttgttctatTTAAAAAGACTGTCATTTCGGGGAAGGCTGCAGCCCACTAGGCCCACCCcatatatacgccactgatctTANNNNNNNNNNNNNNNNNNNNNNNNNNNNNNNNNNNNNNNNNNNNNNNNNNNNNNNNNNNNNNNNNNNNNNNNNNNNNNNNNNNNNNNNNNNNNNNNNNNNTTAAAACCAAGACCCAAAGCAAAAATAGATTCTTTTACcttcaaaaaaatttcattaccAGTAGGTACATGAATCTTTCATTGAGTGGACGGCGGCCAATTCTTcggttatttcaaaatattcattgaCTCCGCGAACGAATAAAAGCACCTGCGCTGAGTCTGAAGTGTCGGTAGATTCATCCaaagcaattgaaaaatatttaaagcttTTAGCAGTATCTTTTAATTGACGAATAATATCATTTCCGAGATCTGTGGTACGTCGCGCAATTGTATTCGCTGACAAGCTTATACCGgtgaataaattgattttatcggGACAAATCTCTTCAACTGTCTTCAAAATTCACTCCTTTACAATTTGGCCATCAGTAAAAGGTTTTCCGGCTATCGCCAGAGTACGAGCTACTTGAAAACTTGCTTTTACGAGAGATTCATTTTGACGTGATCGTTTTGTAAAAATTGACTGTTGAGCTAGTAAATtctgttttaatatttcaaacttgTCTGATCGTAGTTTACCAGATAACTCGTTGTATGTAGATGCGTGCTTACTTTTATAATgtctaccaatattatattctttcataACAGCAACCTTTTCCGTGCAAATAACGCATAAAGCAACATTGCTTTGTTCAATGAAGAAATAGTCATTATTCCACTTTTTGTTAAAAACACGGCACTCTGTATCGACTTTCCGTTTTTTACTTAaactcatatttattttaatacagcaCAGAGCTCTACACTCGATAAGTAACAACACTAAactgcaataattataaaaactgattctatattatatacccgatACACTACAGTAGACTCGCGCAGTTATAAAAACCCATCGATTACACGTTCGATAGCGTTATTATTACAACGGAAAAAGTCAATCGTATCTTATCGCGTAAGTTTCGAGTACAATATAAGTGTCAGATAAGTGTGATTGAcgagtttatttattattagtttgtgttagtatatatgtataagtattataagttgTTATGAATAAtaccaaaagaaaatattataaatgtattcaataaaaaataaattaaaacaataaaaattaatatattattttcaaaacattaattagcTTGGCGGGCCGGTGCAAAAACCTTGGCGGGCCGTAGGTTGGAGACCCCTGGTTAAGACTATTATACTTACCAATATTACTAGCGAAACAACGTGCCTTATAAAATGCAAAATCTTCATTGTTTGGTCGGATTTTATGAAGAATTgccttttttaaatgtttttcgttTAAAGATTTGGGCCAAGCACAATatccgtttttaattttcatccaTTTGTCAGGAACTACTTCGACAGTATTATCCGTATTAAAATTCACAACAGACCATGCCAATGTCTATGTTTAATGCTCAATGAAAATTTGaatcacaatatttaaaataataacggtTCACAACGCGGCGTTCTATGACGGTCGGCGGATGGAGAATCGAGTATAATTATTGCGtgtaaattgatataattataatataaaatataatgcaccATACGCGCCGGACTAAGAACTTGGCGGACGGATAAAAGGGAAtgaatatgacaaaataaataggtatgacaATCTCANNNNNNNNNNNNNNNNNNNNNNNNNNNNNNNNNNNNNNNNNNNNNNNNNNNNNNNNNNNNNNNNNNNNNNNNNNNNNNNNNNNNNNNNNNNNNNNNNNNNGCAATATTTCATTCTGATGATTTTCTGTGCAAATATGGCGTACGTTATACTCCAATTCTCATTGGTCGAGAATTGATCACATGacttatcaaatatagatattttgttttgggaatgaatatcataaaatagttattaccatgacaaaataaataggtatactatcAACTTCGTGATACGCAACTGTGTGTTTTCCCACCACAAAAACTACGTCATCCGTTCTccgatattatataccattattattatatttattattatttctgctgGTGAGAACGGCTTACGTCACAGTTCTTGGCGAAGTTCGGGAGGGGTGCGCGTTCTCGACCAATATTAGTTACCTATGTTTAGAGAGCCTTGATATTAAAGAGAGTGGCCAACTCGGTGAACGTTTTCTATTGGCCTGGctgttatcattgattatgGACGCCATTAATCGtccaaatatttaaacttattgcattaatttatatgttttaaactgttcaatattaattaattttaataatttattgtttttttagttattattaaaattgttctttACTTTTCTGACATTGAcaagttgaaatattattgaaaagtgTGTACCTACCACTTTGTTATACTTTCAGGTACTACATAATACTGTTTGTGGAGATAGTCTAATACtcaatttttgcattttaaaattattatgttgattataaatgtcaataaaatatgtttatttgttattcatattaattatatgattatataattatatatattatatatataattacctacataattgtGGTTATTTATTAGGAACGTTAGAATGCCTAGTTGTTGTGCATATGGTTGTTCTAACAGAAGTGAGAATGGGTTCACACTTAAAGTGTTTCCTAAAGACAAACAACGTCGAGCAGTATGGGCTGTTCAAGTGAAAAGGGATAAATGGAAACCCACTAATAATTCTTATCTTTGTGAAGTAAGTTCTTTATATGTTTAGGCAAcacctaggtatttaatttaccaattgatgacatacattaattttatagataggtatttgcTCTAAGTTTATAGCACTGTtcgaacttaaaaaaatatttccagctCCTTACTATCTACTCCTAAAATCTTACCTTGAGAACAGATCATTCAAAGTCAGAATCAACGCCAAACTATCAACCCACCATACAGTTCTAGCAGGCGTTCCTCAAGGCAGCGANNNNNNNNNNNNNNNNNNNNNNNNNNNNNNNNNNNNNNNNNNNNNNNNNNNNNNNNNNNNNNNNNNNNNNNNNNNNNNNNNNNNNNNNNNNNNNNNNNNNNNNNNNNNNNNNNNNNNNNNNNNNNNNNNNNNNNNNNNNNNNNNNNNNNNNNNNNNNNNNNNNNNNNNNNNNNNNNNNNNNNNNNNNNNNNNNNNNNNNNNNNNNNNNNNNN from the Acyrthosiphon pisum isolate AL4f chromosome X, pea_aphid_22Mar2018_4r6ur, whole genome shotgun sequence genome contains:
- the LOC115033077 gene encoding general transcription factor II-I repeat domain-containing protein 2-like; its protein translation is MSLSKKRKVDTECRVFNKKWNNDYFFIEQSNVALCVICTEKVAVMKEYNIGRHYKSKHASTYNELSGKLRSDKFEILKQNLLAQQSIFTKRSRQNESLVKASFQVARTLAIAGKPFTDGQIVKE